CTATCGGCAGGTCTAACAACTGTTCGAGGCCGGTGATGGTCGGTTCGAAAGGTTCTACGTCGGGCCAGTTGCGTTTGACGCTGCGGTGCTTGAGCCAGACGGGGCGGAGGCCCGCATCCCGGGCGCCGCAGATATCGATGCGCCAGTCGTCGCCCACGTAGAGGGTTTCTTGCGGCGCAAGGTCCATTCGCTGCAGGCATTGGTTGAATGGTTCCGGATCGGGCTTGGGCGGCACCCCTCCCTCGCCGGCAACGACCACCACCTCGAAAAACCGTTCCAGGCGGGGGAAGAGGGCAAGGCGGTGGGTGCCGGCGTTTTTTTGCCCCTGGGTGTTGGTGACGAGCCCCAGGCGGAAGCGTTCGCGCAGCTTTTCCAAAACGGTCATGGTTTCGGGAAAGGGAGTGGTGAGGGACTTGACCGTTTCCCAGTAGTCGCTTTCCCAGGCCTGCAGCCGCTCCCGGTCCGGCGTGAGGCCGAACGGTTCGCAGACCGCCTGCCAGATGGCCGGCCGGGAGAAATTCGATTGCTGGTGAAAGGCTTTGCGGCGTTTGCGGTATTCCCCGAGAAATCGATCCCAGGGTACCTCGTCCGGGTCTAATTCCGCATACAGCTTTTCTTTGGCGTCTTTTTCTGCGGCCTTGAACCCGTCGGCCGAGTTGACCAGGGTCTGGCCGAAGTCGAACAATATGGCTTTCATTAGAAACGCCCTGTCCTTAAAAGCGTCAATGCATCACATTGAAAATCAATTATTTCCCCATTTTTTCAAGTAATTGGCGCAGAGATCCTCCGCGCTGGGGACATACTCCTCCTTGGGGATGGAGAG
This region of Deltaproteobacteria bacterium genomic DNA includes:
- a CDS encoding HAD family hydrolase; its protein translation is MKAILFDFGQTLVNSADGFKAAEKDAKEKLYAELDPDEVPWDRFLGEYRKRRKAFHQQSNFSRPAIWQAVCEPFGLTPDRERLQAWESDYWETVKSLTTPFPETMTVLEKLRERFRLGLVTNTQGQKNAGTHRLALFPRLERFFEVVVVAGEGGVPPKPDPEPFNQCLQRMDLAPQETLYVGDDWRIDICGARDAGLRPVWLKHRSVKRNWPDVEPFEPTITGLEQLLDLPIDD